A section of the Balearica regulorum gibbericeps isolate bBalReg1 chromosome W, bBalReg1.pri, whole genome shotgun sequence genome encodes:
- the LOC142599302 gene encoding uncharacterized protein LOC142599302 — protein sequence MLVAVVTHAGTETLFTLTGKSEVTPSFMTPQGNDITIRCRLITESRTEPINSYENGPHGPILCKDQNLDCWLNLTAVQYSRKVICGKNNTKYWGELKIDVIIPTTQPIVALNPKIFEIGPYVIRNTGLQQILFNPAWSLKQVELSMQNNVSDIQPACSPFLKISYEGWTTWLQKRTLTTKRTRRDLTGVLGTGLGVLNSIDSEVIMNKLAASISDLARLQQPLRSSLLALGTNQWLLSNILPTWERINVRDHELITDALGVIQNNLSLALSCIQAQLWMQSVAASIIREGEEGTLPTEIRKIIWDSATDFEKELQSWWSLVNFTYDPVTNTATTFVLTISNATKYSIYPIIALGINHNGTILYPSEHRVWARKMNEKWQTVNLESCIVREQQGFVCEGNAIEAQDICLDTEQNICHFEVHPNENPETILIYIGKGCVCLRTVCDFLYVDEVVVEIKNHSNFCICNFTKIDGCDFSYLTPVTSHQLLQSNYMLIHELLPIPIGMNLTLVKQLLRHKDLIKILEKIKENGQKTLITVHHNVKEIHRVFERVQKDAELKWWDTLFGWSPTATGILNELCHPIVILLTLVLINPELQDRDGE from the exons ATGCTTGTTGCAGTAGTCACGCACGCTGGCACAGAAACCCTTTTTACGTTAACTGGTAAAAGTGAAGTCACCCCCTCTTTTATGACACCACAAGGGAATGACATCACAATAAGATGCAGATTAATTACTGAATCTCGCACTGAACctataaacagttatgaaaatggaCCGCATGGccctattttgtgtaaagatcaaaatttagactgttgGTTAAATTTGACTGCTGTACAATACTCCCGTAAAGTGAtatgtggtaaaaataacaccaaatactggggagaacttaaaatagacGTTATAATACCTACTACCCAACCAATTGTTGCGCTTAACccgaaaatctttgaaattggaccatatgtgatcagaaatacaggcttgcaaCAAATATTGTTTAACCCGGCATGGTCTCTCAAACAAGTTGAattgtcaatgcaaaacaatgtttcagatattcaaccagcttgttcacctttcttaaaaatctcatatgagGGGTGGACAACCTGGCTGCAGAAACGAACTCTTACTACGAAAAGAACACGGAGAGACTTGACCggtgttttgggaacaggattgggagttttaaatagcattgattcagaagtaataatgaacaaattggCAGCCTCAATTAGTGATTTGGCTAGATTACAACAACCTTTACGATCTTCTTTACTGGCTTTAGGAACTAACCAGTGGCTGTTGTCAAATATATtacccacatgggaaagaataaatgtaagggaccacgagttaattacggacgcacttggggtgatccaaaataacctctccttggctctcagtTGTATCCAGGCTCAATTATGGATGCAGTCGGTGGCTGCctcaattataagagaaggcgaagaaggcactctccctactgaaattaggaaaataatttgggacagtgctactgattttgagaaagaactccagtcctggtggagcctggtaaactttacttatgatcccgttacaaacacagctacaacttttgtgctcactatatctaatgctactaaatactcaatttaCCCCATTATTGCATTAGGGATAAACCATAACGGAACTATACTCTATCCTTCCGAGCATAGAGTATGGGCccgaaagatgaatgaaaaatggcaaactgttaatCTGGAATCTTGCATCGTGCGagaacaacaaggatttgtctgtgaaggtaATGCAATTGAGGCACAAGATATTTGTTTggacactgaacaaaatatttgccattttgaggttcatcctaacgaaaaccctgaaaccatacttatatatattggcaagggctgtgtatgcttgagaactgtttgtgattttttataTGTAGATGAGGTAGTGGTAGAGattaaaaatcattcaaatttttgtatttgtaattttactaagattgatggatgtgacttttcttattTGACCCCAGTCACATCGCACCAACTTTTGCAGTCTAACTACATGTTGATTCATGAATTATTACCTATCCCCATTGGAATGAATCTCACTTTAGTAAAGCAGTTATTACGACACAAGGATTTGattaaaattctggaaaaaattaaggaaaacgggcagaaaaccctaataactgttcatcacaatgtgaaagaaatacatcgagtttttgaaagagtgcagaaagatgcagaacttaaatggtgggacacaCTTTTTGGATGGTCGCCTACTGCTACAGGCATCCTAAACGAGTTGTGTCACCCCATCGTGATTCttttaacattggttttgatca aCCCTGAGCTgcaagacagggatggggagtag